Part of the Weissella coleopterorum genome is shown below.
ACTGCTTGCTTATAGTCCCGACGAATACGATTGAAAAATTCTTCCATACTTTTACGGACCATGTCAATCGATTGATTATCCCCATGTCCAGTGGCCAGTCGCTCCTTCATCAAATTATCAATTTGATTGTCTGTATGATTGGCGACTTCCTCATTCAACGCCAAAAGCTCATTTTGCATTTTTTGCCATTGCTCCATCATTTCCTGACGTGAAATATTCTTAAATGATTCATAATTAACATTTTTTTGCTTGAACTGGCGTTGTCTTTCTGTACTTAGCCGTTTTGATAGACCTGACTGCTCATTTAAATTTTGTTGAGCATGCCATTTAATCTCATGCATCAAATGTTTAATATTTCGCTTCAAACGCTTACGTTGAATTTTACCCAACCTACGTCTCAGCCCTGTCTCGCCCTTGGTCCGAATTCGGTCAACCATCTTTTCGTATATTACAATCGTATGTTGACTATACCGATCCCGCACATCGGAACTATGAATATACTCGCTAACAAAGTCCTTCATATCAATCATTTTGTTTTGATAAAGTTGAGTAATTTCTTCGCGTTTCATCGTGCCCCAACCCTTTTGTGATTGTAACTGTGCCGTTAGAGCTTCGCGAACCGAATGATCTTCTACTTGACTTCGCATCTGTAAAATTGCAAAATCAACCATTTTACCACGAAAATGATTCAATTCATCTACTGTGTAATCTTCTTTTTTAACGGGTAATAATAGTGGTAATACCACCGCACTAACGAACATACTGAACAAGATGACAATTGAAGCCACAATGATCAATTCATCTCGGTAGGGGAATGCTACTCCCCCAATCTGTTTGGGCAGTGAGAAGGCCATCGCCAAAGTCATCGTCCCATGAATTCCACTAACTGCAAAAATTTTCGAGTAGAAAGTATGTTGCTTGGTATTGTTAGCACCAAATAAAATTTGCGCGGATCCTTCATGTTCCCACTGGGCCCAAATATAACGAATCAAGAACATCATAAAATAAATCATGCCACTCAATCCTAATAATAGTAGAATTGACGTTTGATCTAGTTGGAAAAATTTCCGAGCAACATCAGGTAAAGCAATCCCCAAGAATAAGAAGACCACGCTGTTTAACATTTCTGAAATTGTGGTCCAGATAATACTTTGGGTCACCTGGACTCTAGTTGATGATAAGCGGAGTCGATTGGCTTCCCAGTTATGCATAATTCCAGTCGCTACAACTGCTAAAATTCCTGATGTACCTAAATGTTCCGCTAATAAATAAATAACAAAAGGGGTCAACAGGCTAATCGGAATAATAGAAACTTCTGGCTGATTGACCCAAAAATTTAAATTAACCCGCAACAAAATAATCAGCCAACCACCAATAAGTCCAATTAAAATTCCACCGATTGCCACAAATAAGAAGTGCCCAATCCCCCCACGACTGATAGGTCTTGGTTACCCAAGACCGAAAGCGCTAGGTCTAAAATCACCAAACCAGTAGCATCATTGAATAATGATTCCAATTCCAAAGCTTCACCCACGCCCTTAGGCATCTCGCTACCACTGGTCATCGATTTCACAGCCACAGCATCTGTCGGTGTAACAATTGCTGCTAAAGCGATCGCTAATGGCAGAGTCCATTTTGCTTCGATCAGATTTGTCATAATTCCAACAATCAAAACGGTCGCAGTAGCCAATACCACTGATAAAACAAAAATCAAACTAAACCGCTCCCGAATTTTTTTAATTGACTGTTTTTGACCGTCGACAAACATAAGCGGTGCAATAATCGCAACCATGAAAAACTCAGGTTCTAGTTCGAATCCTTGAAATATTTTAGTATAGGACAGTAAAATCCCCACAACGATTAAAATAAATGCTTCTGGAATTTTAGGGAAAAATTGTTTTATAATATTTGTTCCCACAACTCCAATTACTAGTAACGCAACTATGTAGTACACTTGCATCCCTCTCTCTTCTACTTTACTGGTCTAATACAATAAAAGTCATCTCATTCATAGAGATGACTTTAAATTTATTATTTATCATCCGGAGTGACATCCTTAACTCCTGGATGACCAAAATCATTATTCGAAATATCTTGTGCTTTATTTTGTTGATGGAATTCATAATAGGCATAATTTTGAGAACCTTGACTTCCCATCGTTTGTCTGATTTTACGCCGCAGAAACCAATAGATTAAGAACACAATTACTAGACCGATTAAAATTAAAAAGCCTAATATCCTAAAAACGACTCCAATTACGCCGAATGCAATATGAAAAACAGGCATTCCGAAACTCAGTAATCCAATAATTAGTAATATCCATAAGCTTATTTGTAAAAATCGACTCATTAAATGTAACCTTCCTTTTTGATTATTGATTATTTGGGCACTAAAGTAATATCTAAAGGTCCCAATGATTAATGATCTTTTATTTTTAACTTAAATTTTCTAATTTAAGTGTCCCTAGTATACTATAATCAAAATATTTGTCTATTGCTTTTACTTATCCGGTTGTTTTCGATGTCTTAATGGTAAAACAATATCAAAAGTTGTTCCATGTGGAACTGTATCTTCGACACTAATTTTACCACCATGCCCCTCCACAATCCATTGCACAATTGACAGTCCTAATCCATGACCACCACTGGCTCGAGAACGCGATTTATCTACTCGATAAAATCGATCAAATAGATGTTTTTTATCTTCCGTGGAAATTCCTTCGCCATTGTCAATAATCTTAATACGCGCAATATTGCGTAATTTCCTTAGTTGGACGGTAATAACCGTTTTTGAATCCGTATATTTATGCGCATTATCAACTAAATTTAAAATTAATTGTCGTAACCGTTGAGCATCTCCCTCAATAATTAGTTCGTCAGGCATCTCAAGATTTAATATTTGTTGTTTTTCATTAAATTGAACTTCTAATATTTCACTGACTTCCTTACTAATTTTCACTAAATCTGTCGGTTGGAAATCAAACATTACAACTTCAGCATCCGCCTGTGCTAGCTTCAACATATCAGCTGTTAATTTGTTCAAATGTCGAACTTCCGTTAGAGAGTTTGCAACATTTTCGACTTGATCCATAACCGAATCATTCGGATGTTCTAACATTGTTTCAAGTTTATTTTGAATAACTGTCATCGGCGTTTTAAACTCATGCGCCGCATCAGCTACAAATCTGCGTTGTTGTCGTAAAGCTCGCGTAATTGGGATCATATTAGCACGAGCTAAAATAAAGGCCATCAATAATAACAATACTTCAGAGGTCCCCATTATTAGCAGGAGACGACTTGAAAAACGTTCAACCATATCATGTTCAATACTTATATTTTGATAGGATACCATCGTTCCATGTTTATAAAACATGTACCAACCTTGATTAAAATATTTAATATAAACTCGATCTTCCTTTGGGATAAACAATTTTTCACTTTTCAAATAAGTATTGCTAACGACATTCTCACCATTATTTAGTAAGTTAGCTTGATTCGTATCAAATGGCTGTTTTACACGCATAATTGGATTACTATAAACAACCTCTCTAAATTGTCGATCAATAAAAGTTCCGACCGCACCAAATACAATCGTAAACCCAACAGCCATTAAAATAGTGACCTTCATTTGCGTTGACATCGCTTTTCGTACTTGATGAATTCGATTAAAGAAGCCGTTATTGGTAATTTTGTCGATCATAAAGTGTCCTCATTGATCACATTTAATGTGTAGCCAACATTCCGTAAAGTTTTGATCTGTAAATTGGCCCCAGCTACCCGTAAATTTTTACGTAAATTCGACATGTAGACTTCAACAACCGTAAGAGAGGTTTCAGAATCAAATCCCCATAGCCGATCAAAAATTTGATCTTTAGTCACAATCTGGTCCTGATGTTGGATTAAGTATACTAACAATCCGAATTCTCGACCTTGAACATTTACCAGTTCGTCATTTACCATCACTTGATGCTTATCGATACTAATCTCTACGTTTCCAACTTGCAAGGCGCCTTCATCCCCGATTAAGCCGACGTGTCTTAATAATGTTTTAGCTCGAATTAACAGTTCTTCTTTATAGAAAGGCTTAGTAATATATTCATCAGCCCCTAAATTAAATCCATGCATTTTATCTTCTAAATTATCTTTAGCCGTTAACATCAAAATTGGTAGCTTCGGTAATTCTTCCCGTGCCCGCTTTAAGACGGTAAATCCATCCATTTCAGGCAACATGACATCTAAAATCACCAAATCATAAATTCCAGCTAAAATTTCAAATAGACCTTCTTGTCCGTCATAAATTTGCGTCGTTTCACCAATTGTCTCCACCGTTGTTTTAATCGTTTCACTTAAAGCTTTATCATCTTCGATAATTAAAATTTTTACTGATTTAGTCCCCATTATCGTGCTCCTAATTTGTTTTTTTATTATATTACAAAGTAAACCTTAAATTTGTCATTAACTTCCAATTTAAAAAACAAGCTTAGTCACTTAACCTGGTTACTTTGGGGCGATCATTTTCAAAATCAGCATCGGGTCCAAAACCATCATCTTCTGGTAGTTGAGCAAAATGAGTAGTTATATTTTGATTCTCAGCACCCAAAATCTTTTGCGAAATTTGCTGTAACTGGGTTAATTCATCATGTGTCAACCCAACGCCTTTCCCCATTTTGGTATGATCGACACTCCAAGAACGGAGATCAAATTTAGGTTGGTTATCACCCCACTGCACTAAATTCAACTCTAAGTTCCAACCAGATTTACTCGTTGAAAGAATTCCAAATTTTTCAATAATCTCAAATTTTAATTTACCACGTTCTGCCATTTGTATTATCCTACTTTCAATTAATAACCACTTTTCAGTTTTCATGCCTCATTAAGCCAAACAAATTATACAAAGCCCATATCATGTGCAACAGATGTTTGTAGTAATTTCGTAATTTCATCAATATCATCGGTATAGGCTAAAACCCACATCAACTTGGCTACAATTGCCTCGGTATTCATATCACCAGCAGTGATTCCACCAGCTTCCACGACACGCTGACCAACCTCATATAATGAAATGTCTTGTCCCTCTTCTAAAATTTGTGTTGTAATCACCACAGGAATCCCCGCGTCCGTCAAACTTTGGATTCCTGGTAACAGATTACGACGTTCAAAAGGTAGGCCACCATTCCCAAAACTTTCAATAATCACCCCATGTGCATGGGTTTTTAGGTAATCAAAAATATCAACCGTCATCCCCGGAAATGCTTTTAACATAAATATATTAGTATCTAAAGCTAGTGTTCCAGTTTGTAAAGGCAACGTCTCTGGTTCCGGTTGGTATAATTGATTAACTTTGCCATGCATCATCCGAGCAACATAAGGATAATTGATCGATTCAAAAGCATCATAGCTTTGTGTCTTAGTCTTAACCGCCCGAGTTCCCACCATTGCTAACCCATTAAAGACAATAAAGACCCCTTTTAACTTAGTATCGTTGATAAATAATAACGCATCTTGCAAATTTGATTCAGCATCCGTATATTGCATTCCTAACGGAATTTGCGAACCAGTTAATACCACTGGCTTATTAAAACCATACAATAAATAAGATAGCGCAGATGCTGTATAGGCCATTGTATCCGTCCCATGTGTAATAATAAAGCCATCATATTTTTCAGCTTGCTCTTGAATGGACTGGGCTATTAATAACCAATCTTCTGGCTGCATATTCGTTGAATCCTTTGCCATTAAATCTAAAACGGCCAATTCAACCTCCGGTCCGGGTTGGAAAAAGGCAATTAACTCATCAGCCGCCATGTTGGGGGCCAAGCCTTTTTCTGTGGCCGCTGAAGCAATCGTACCACCTGTTGTAATTACCAAATATTTTTTATTCATGTGCTATTCTTGCCTCCGCTGCTGCAGCCACTGCCGCTACCAAATCATCAATAAACGTATTGACCCGACCACCCTTTTTTTGAATATCATTCAATTTACCAATCACACCGGGTTTGGTGCGATCCAAAAAGCCAAAATTAGTCCATGAAATCGTACCATAGACCCCTAAAATCGCCATCACCATATTTTCATCTGTTCCATAAGTTTGGTGATCAGTTTTAATTCTGGTGGCCAATGGTTCTGGTAAAGCATCAGCCTCAGCTAAGTCATCCAAGGCAATCCCCGTCATTACTGCATCTTGGACTTCCGTCTTATGTAAAACATGTTGCACACTATCCAAGGCTTCATCCATTGATAAATTTGGCATATAGTCAATTTGACCTGCCTGCACTAACTCTGCAATATCGTGCAAGGTCACACCATGTGTCTTAAATAAGCCAAGCACTACTTGATAGGTATCATTCTCAACTAAATTCATCTTTCCAGCTCCTTAGTTCTTTTAATTTTCAGTCCTTCATTTTAATTTAATAAAATCATTCAGTACATCTATTTTACCATTGAACCAAAATTAAACACTAATGCTTCCACGATTGAATTACTTCGATAATTAGCTAGAATTAATTATAATTAGATCAAACTAAAACATCCATCACATTAGCATCCTGAAATTATAATCATTGCATTATACAAAAAAGGATCCGAGATAAATAATATCTCGGATCTTAATTTTTTATCGTTTAATTAGTTTTCAGTCTTTAACAAGTACTTAGCAACCACAGCAGCCAATGCTCCACCAGCCAATGGGCCAATGATATAAGCTGCCATGTTAGTCAAGGCTGAAGCGCTTCCCATGAAGGCCAAAACCACAGCAGGTGCCAATGAACGGGCTGGGTTTAATCCTGCTCCGGTCAAGCCAACACCCAATACAATCAAACCAGTCAAAGTCAATCCAATTGCGATAGGCGCAAATTGTTGTCCCAATTCATTCTTAGGTGCAGTGATAGCCATAATTGCCAAAACAAAGATAAATGTCAAAATAAATTCGATCCAAGTTGCACCAAAAATGGTAATTGGTGATTGGAAATTAGTAGCACCCAAACCTGTCATAACCATTTGACTCTTAGTGGCACTCAAAGCTGACATCAATGAAACGACGATCCCTGAACCAACGAAAGCTCCTAGAATTTGCGCTACAATGTAACCAAGAAAATCACGCCAAGTAATTCGCTTATTAATTGCCATCCCCAAAGAAATTGCAGGATTAAAGTGCGCCCCTGAAATGGCTCCAAAGGCATAAGCACCAACGATTACGGCAAAACCAAATGCTAAGGCAATTGGCATTGGTCCAAATGAAGTTCCCCCAAAGATAACACTACCTGTACCAAAAACAACCAGAATCATTGTTCCAACGAATTCTGCAATATATTTACGCATAAAAAATTCTCCTTTAATTAATAAAAATCAAAATATAATAGCCATTGAAAAACATATTATAGCATACACCTTAAATTTAACTTGGAACATCGAACTTTATATAAATTTAATTTATCAAAATAAAATTTATTATTTTTATCTTCCAATTAATTTTCCTGCCGCCTCATCTAAATTAAACCACATGGCATCTGCATTAGCTTTAAATTGAGCAACCCAACTCAATTGCTTTTCCGCTGGTTGAATCAAACCAATCTGTTCCTCCCCAAATCCAATGACATCCAATCCAGTATAATCTGGATTCCAATGCACTGTATAATAATGGCCTGACATTCTTTCATCTAATAACGATTGAAAACCATTCTTAATGGATTCTTTAATCACATCTTCTTCATCAACTTGAAACCCAGTCTGCTGCATCATCATTACTTGAGTTTGAACTTCTTCCATTGTTTCTGGAATTTTATTAATATTATCCATCTCATACCCTCTTTCAATATAAATAAATATAACATTATTAAATCAAAATCCCTTGATTAAACTCATATCATTACTAATTTTAACAAAATTCTAATGTATAATGATACTTAATATCTTAAATCTAAAAGGAGATCAACATGACAGATGCAGTTACAGCGCATGAAATGCAACAATATGATCAATATACTATTAATGAGATTGGTGTACCTTCCCTCGTTTTAATGGAACGGGCCGCTCTGGCTGGAATTGAGGTTCTCGGAGCTGGACAATTTGACTTATCACAGGTTTTAGTCATTGCCGGTTTAGGTAATAATGGTGGTGACGGAGTCGCGATGGCACGCCTACTAATGCAAAAAGGCGTATCAGTAGATCTTCTTTTTGTTGGTGACGAAAATCGAGCCGCTCACAATAATACCATCCAATTGAAGATTGCTAAAAAATATGGATTAACCCCT
Proteins encoded:
- a CDS encoding sensor histidine kinase — its product is MIDKITNNGFFNRIHQVRKAMSTQMKVTILMAVGFTIVFGAVGTFIDRQFREVVYSNPIMRVKQPFDTNQANLLNNGENVVSNTYLKSEKLFIPKEDRVYIKYFNQGWYMFYKHGTMVSYQNISIEHDMVERFSSRLLLIMGTSEVLLLLMAFILARANMIPITRALRQQRRFVADAAHEFKTPMTVIQNKLETMLEHPNDSVMDQVENVANSLTEVRHLNKLTADMLKLAQADAEVVMFDFQPTDLVKISKEVSEILEVQFNEKQQILNLEMPDELIIEGDAQRLRQLILNLVDNAHKYTDSKTVITVQLRKLRNIARIKIIDNGEGISTEDKKHLFDRFYRVDKSRSRASGGHGLGLSIVQWIVEGHGGKISVEDTVPHGTTFDIVLPLRHRKQPDK
- a CDS encoding response regulator transcription factor — encoded protein: MGTKSVKILIIEDDKALSETIKTTVETIGETTQIYDGQEGLFEILAGIYDLVILDVMLPEMDGFTVLKRAREELPKLPILMLTAKDNLEDKMHGFNLGADEYITKPFYKEELLIRAKTLLRHVGLIGDEGALQVGNVEISIDKHQVMVNDELVNVQGREFGLLVYLIQHQDQIVTKDQIFDRLWGFDSETSLTVVEVYMSNLRKNLRVAGANLQIKTLRNVGYTLNVINEDTL
- a CDS encoding YdbC family protein, yielding MKTEKWLLIESRIIQMAERGKLKFEIIEKFGILSTSKSGWNLELNLVQWGDNQPKFDLRSWSVDHTKMGKGVGLTHDELTQLQQISQKILGAENQNITTHFAQLPEDDGFGPDADFENDRPKVTRLSD
- a CDS encoding asparaginase, whose product is MNKKYLVITTGGTIASAATEKGLAPNMAADELIAFFQPGPEVELAVLDLMAKDSTNMQPEDWLLIAQSIQEQAEKYDGFIITHGTDTMAYTASALSYLLYGFNKPVVLTGSQIPLGMQYTDAESNLQDALLFINDTKLKGVFIVFNGLAMVGTRAVKTKTQSYDAFESINYPYVARMMHGKVNQLYQPEPETLPLQTGTLALDTNIFMLKAFPGMTVDIFDYLKTHAHGVIIESFGNGGLPFERRNLLPGIQSLTDAGIPVVITTQILEEGQDISLYEVGQRVVEAGGITAGDMNTEAIVAKLMWVLAYTDDIDEITKLLQTSVAHDMGFV
- a CDS encoding phosphatidylglycerophosphatase A family protein, with protein sequence MNLVENDTYQVVLGLFKTHGVTLHDIAELVQAGQIDYMPNLSMDEALDSVQHVLHKTEVQDAVMTGIALDDLAEADALPEPLATRIKTDHQTYGTDENMVMAILGVYGTISWTNFGFLDRTKPGVIGKLNDIQKKGGRVNTFIDDLVAAVAAAAEARIAHE
- a CDS encoding MIP/aquaporin family protein, whose translation is MRKYIAEFVGTMILVVFGTGSVIFGGTSFGPMPIALAFGFAVIVGAYAFGAISGAHFNPAISLGMAINKRITWRDFLGYIVAQILGAFVGSGIVVSLMSALSATKSQMVMTGLGATNFQSPITIFGATWIEFILTFIFVLAIMAITAPKNELGQQFAPIAIGLTLTGLIVLGVGLTGAGLNPARSLAPAVVLAFMGSASALTNMAAYIIGPLAGGALAAVVAKYLLKTEN